The DNA region GAGGGTCTGCTCGCGCTCGTCGTGGCCGCCGCCGAGGCCGGCGCCGCGGTGGCGGCCGACGGCGTCGATCTCATCGATGAAGATGATGCACGGGGCGTTCTTCTTGCCCTGCTCGAAGAGGTCGCGCACGCGGCTCGCGCCGACGCCGACGAACATCTCCACGAAGTCCGAGCCGGAGATCGAGAAGAAGGGCACGCTGGCCTCACCGGCGATGGCGCGGGCGAGGAGGGTCTTGCCGGTTCCCGGCGGGCCCATCAACAGCACGCCCTTGGGAATGCGGCCGCCGAGCTTCTGGAACTTCTGCGGCTCCTTGAGGAACTCGACGATCTCGGAGAGCTCCTCCTTGGCTTCCTCGACGCCGGCGACGTCCTTGAAGGTCACCTTCTTGCCGGAGACGCTCAGCGGCTTGGCGCGGCTCTTCCCGAAGGACAAGGCCTTGTTGCCGCCGCTCTGCATCTGACGCATGAAGAAGATCCACAGACCGATCAGCAGCAACACCGGACCCCAGGCGATGAAGAAGGTGTAGAGGGGGTTCTGGGCGGTCTTCTTGCTGTCGATCTCGATGCCCTTCTCGCGCAGCTCGGTGGTGAAGCCGGAGTCCGACTCGAAGGGAAGATCGAGGGTGAAGGGGTCGTCCTCCTGGTAGCGATTGCCACCGCGGAACTTGCCTTCGATCCGTTCCTTGTCCTTGATCAGGACACTCTTGACGTTGCCCTGCTCGATCTCCGACTGGAACTCCGAGAAGGTCAGCTCGTGGGGTTTGGCAGCGCCGAAATTGAGCAGGTTCCAGAGCATCATGACCACCAGCAGGATGGCCATCCAGAGGAACAGGGTGCGTAGAGTTTGGTTCAAGGGCTAGTCCTCTCGAGGAGCGTCTTCGTTCTCGTCTAGGGAACGAAACGGCTGAAGGGAGCTGCAGATTCCATCCGCGCGGACGGGATCCTCATCGGGCAGGCTCCAGCTCGGCTATCCAGACGATCCTCTGGTCTCCGATTCGGAAGCGGTCGTCCATCGTGACGCCGGGTACCCAGGCGATTTGGCGGCTGTCCTCGCCGAGGCAGAGGAGTGGGATGCGGTCGCGGTCATGGCGAGGGACTTGCCGGTCGATCAATAGGTCTTTCAGTTTGCGGCGCCCGGAAGAGCCCAGGGGCTGCAGCCGATCTCCGGAGCGGCGGTTGCGCACCGTCACGATGTCTCCGGGCTCGATCGGCAGTGCCAGCCCGGCGCGATTCGGGGCACCCTGAAACATCCATGATTCGACGGTGCCCCGCGTCAAGCGAAATCGCGCTCCCAGCTCGTCGATTTCGACTTCTCCGGGGGCTGTCAGAGTATACGTGAAACGGGCCGTTTTTGGCTCCGGCCGCTGCACGGCGAGGCGCTCCCCGCGCTGCCGCCAGCGCCAGCCATCGCCACAGTCGCAGCTCACCGGTCTTGCGCGGCGCCGATCGAGCTGTCGGGTCAGCTCTCCCTGAGCTCGCCGCGACGGCGGATAGGGCCTGCCGGCGGCACGGTGCAGGCGGGCCAGCGCGAATGGCCGAAGGCCTGGCGGCAGGGCCTCGAGGTCGGCCAGGGCGAGGGTCCCGTCGTCATCGAGCGGAGCGTCGCGCGCCAGCACCGCATCGAGCCGCGAGCGCACTCGTCGCGCCGCTAGCGACACGCCGACCAGGCGGTCTCGCAGGTTGTGGGGCGGAGGGTCGGCTCGAGGGTCCT from Acidobacteriota bacterium includes:
- the tilS gene encoding tRNA lysidine(34) synthetase TilS, producing the protein MPTPSVELTTFLPSRLGPLDDQPLVVAFSGGVDSLALLLVARDVAGVRLVAAHLDHGLVAGSAERARRARRLAEELGVEWVAERRAVALGDSGAEAAARRVRYEFLVEVARRLGSRAVLTGHHLEDQAETVALRLLQGSGLEGLAAMATERELAPGVLLLRPLLDRSRAQLGALVAAHGLRPIEDPSNRDLQLERNFVRHRLLPHLQARQREDPRADPPPHNLRDRLVGVSLAARRVRSRLDAVLARDAPLDDDGTLALADLEALPPGLRPFALARLHRAAGRPYPPSRRAQGELTRQLDRRRARPVSCDCGDGWRWRQRGERLAVQRPEPKTARFTYTLTAPGEVEIDELGARFRLTRGTVESWMFQGAPNRAGLALPIEPGDIVTVRNRRSGDRLQPLGSSGRRKLKDLLIDRQVPRHDRDRIPLLCLGEDSRQIAWVPGVTMDDRFRIGDQRIVWIAELEPAR